The Isosphaeraceae bacterium EP7 genomic sequence ATGAGAAAGATCGCATGGCTGTCCGAGAAGGGCGGCGTGGGCAAGAGCACGTGCGCGATCAACACGGCCGCCGGCCTCGCACGTCGCGGCTCGCGTGTGCTTCTGGTCGATGCCGACCCGCAGGCCAATGCCACGCTGGTGCTCACCGAAGGGAAGGGGAGCGGGGGCGCGAGCCTGTCTCACGTCCTCCTCGATCGCGCCGACGCGGAAGAGGCGATCATCCCGACGCGGTTCGAGCGGCTCGACCTGCTCCCCTCGGACGGCACGCTCGCGGACGCCAACGTCACCCTGGCCGGCGAACTCGGCCGGGAACGCCGGCTCGCGGTGGCCATGCGGGACGTCGAGAAGGCCTACGATTACGTCGTCGTGGACACCAGCCCGGCCCGATCGCTCGTGAACGTCAACGTCCTCTGCTTCGTCGATGAAGTGTACTGCCCAATCGATCCGGGCCTCTTCGCGCTCGCCGGGCTGGCCAAGTTGCAGGACGCCATCGAGGAAGTCCGCAAGTACCTCGACAACGCCAGGCTCAAGATCAGCGGGCTAGTCCTCACCCGAGCCGGCTCGAATAACCTGAGCCGCGACGTCGAGGCCAGGCTCCGGGAGATGTTCGGGCCCCTGGTCATGACCACGACCATCCCCGAGAACATCCGGATCGGCGAGGCCCACAGCCTCTTCCTGCCGGTCCTCGACCACTCGCCCAAGTCCGCCGGCGCGAAGGCGTACGAGTCCCTGACGACGGAGATCCTGAGCCATGGCCGAGAGACGACCCGGACTCGCCCCGCTGCCCGCAAGCCTGCTTCGACCGACCACGCAGCCTGAGCCGGCCCAGGACGACCAGGCGGAAGACGACGGCCAGGAATCGCAGGACGGGCAGGGGGGTGCCCCCGAGACCAAGCCGGCCGTTAAGCGGACCCGGACCCGGCGGCCCGTCGTGTCCACCGTGACGAAGGGCCGAAAGATCCACCTTCCC encodes the following:
- a CDS encoding AAA family ATPase; this encodes MRKIAWLSEKGGVGKSTCAINTAAGLARRGSRVLLVDADPQANATLVLTEGKGSGGASLSHVLLDRADAEEAIIPTRFERLDLLPSDGTLADANVTLAGELGRERRLAVAMRDVEKAYDYVVVDTSPARSLVNVNVLCFVDEVYCPIDPGLFALAGLAKLQDAIEEVRKYLDNARLKISGLVLTRAGSNNLSRDVEARLREMFGPLVMTTTIPENIRIGEAHSLFLPVLDHSPKSAGAKAYESLTTEILSHGRETTRTRPAARKPASTDHAA